Proteins found in one Miscanthus floridulus cultivar M001 chromosome 4, ASM1932011v1, whole genome shotgun sequence genomic segment:
- the LOC136549554 gene encoding ADP-ribosylation factor 1-like, translating into MGLAFGKLFSRLFAKKEMRILMVGLDAAGKTTILYKLKLGEIVTTIPTIGFNVETVEYKNISFTVWDVGGQDKIRPLWRHYFQNTQGLIFVVDSNDRDRVVEARDELHRMLNEDELRDAVLLVFANKQDLPNAMNAAEITDKLGLHSLRQRHWYIQSTCATTGEGLYEGLDWLSSNIASKA; encoded by the exons ATGGGGCTCGCGTTCGGGAAGCTCTTCAGCCGGCTCTTCGCCAAGAAGGAGATGCGGATCCTCATGGTCGGCCTCGACGCCGCCGGTAAAACCACCATCCTCTACAAGCTCAAGCTCGGCGAGATCGTCACCACCATCCCCACCATCG GTTTCAATGTTGAAACTGTTGAGTACAAGAACATTAGCTTCACTGTCTGGGATGTCGGGGGTCAGGACAAG ATCAGACCTCTCTGGAGGCATTACTTCCAGAACACCCAGGGTCTTATCTTTGTTGTGGACAGCAATGACCGTGACCGTGTTGTTGAAGCCAGAGATGAGCTCCACAGGATGCTGAATGAG GATGAGCTACGTGATGCTGTGCTGCTTGTTTTCGCCAACAAGCAAGATCTTCCCAATGCCATGAATGCTGCTGAGATTACTGACAAGCTTGGATTACACTCCCTGCGCCAGCGACACTG GTACATCCAGAGCACTTGTGCCACAACTGGTGAGGGTCTGTATGAGGGCCTGGACTGGCTGTCCAGCAACATTGCGAGCAAG GCTTGA
- the LOC136548267 gene encoding alpha-amylase/trypsin inhibitor CMa-like yields MASRSSIGLLLVGAIAAAAARSPGYCMPGQAFPRSPPAALPLAAGVHPGGVPVQSAAGDDDGGGAPALPGGRLAEQGDFAASLVTEAECGLSTVHGRPYCDALAAED; encoded by the exons ATGGCGTCCAGGTCCAGCATCGGTCTCCTCCTCGTGggcgccatcgccgccgcggccgccagaTCCCCGGGCTACTGCATGCCGGGGCAGGCCTTCCCGCGCAGCCCGCCTGCCGCACTGCCGCTAGCTG CTGGGGTTCATCCCGGCGGAGTGCCGGTGCAAAGCGCTGCGGGTGATGATGATGGAGGAGGCGCGCCTGCTCTCCCCGGCGGCCGACTGGCCGAGCAGGGCGACTTCGCTGCCTCCCTCGTGACGGAGGCCGAGTGCGGCCTGAGCACCGTCCACGGCAGGCCCTACTGCGACGCGCTCGCCGCCGAGGACTGA